The Rhodobacter sp. CZR27 genome includes a window with the following:
- a CDS encoding magnesium transporter CorA family protein, translating to MLFAYQRDGAKLQRLPPPTGPDPDAWLGTAIWIDLYKPLPTQTAAVQRLGIEVPSLADMEEIEVSSRLYREDGIDYMTVVLPGQTEMEEQISAPVCFVLTRKRLVTVRHHAPRPFETYPERADKVGTGCATPEQIFLGLIEEIVGRLADLLEASGRSLDTVARAIFQPSDRPRGTPPAAQLQGFLEQIGREGERIGHIRLALLTLERALGFFAQTLPDRVEREGLKPVVKTLQRDMTAMEVHADFLSQRVALATDATLGMINLAQNATVRIVSVVAVLFLPPTLVASIYGMNFARMPELAQPWGYPLALALMLASAGGAWAFFRWKNWL from the coding sequence ATGCTCTTCGCCTACCAGAGAGACGGCGCGAAGCTTCAGCGCCTGCCGCCGCCCACCGGCCCGGACCCGGACGCCTGGCTGGGCACCGCGATCTGGATCGACCTCTACAAGCCGCTGCCTACCCAGACCGCAGCCGTGCAACGCCTCGGGATCGAGGTGCCCTCGCTGGCCGACATGGAGGAGATCGAGGTCTCCAGCCGGCTCTACCGCGAGGACGGCATCGACTACATGACCGTGGTGCTGCCCGGCCAGACCGAAATGGAGGAGCAGATCTCGGCGCCGGTCTGTTTCGTCCTGACGCGCAAGCGGCTGGTCACCGTGCGCCACCACGCGCCCCGCCCGTTCGAGACCTATCCCGAGCGGGCTGACAAGGTGGGCACCGGCTGCGCCACGCCCGAGCAGATCTTCCTCGGGCTGATCGAGGAGATCGTCGGGCGGCTGGCCGACCTGTTGGAAGCCTCGGGGCGTAGCCTCGACACCGTCGCGCGCGCGATCTTCCAGCCGTCGGACCGGCCGCGCGGGACGCCCCCGGCGGCCCAGCTTCAGGGCTTTCTGGAGCAGATCGGCCGAGAGGGCGAGCGGATCGGCCACATCCGCCTTGCGCTGCTGACGCTGGAGCGGGCGCTGGGCTTCTTCGCCCAGACCCTGCCCGACCGCGTGGAGCGGGAGGGGCTGAAGCCGGTCGTGAAGACCCTGCAGCGCGACATGACGGCGATGGAGGTCCATGCCGACTTCCTGTCGCAACGCGTGGCGCTGGCGACGGATGCGACGCTGGGGATGATCAACCTTGCGCAGAACGCGACGGTGCGGATCGTCTCGGTGGTGGCGGTGCTGTTCCTGCCGCCGACGCTGGTGGCCAGCATCTACGGCATGAACTTCGCCCGCATGCCGGAGCTTGCGCAGCCCTGGGGTTATCCGCTGGCGCTGGCGCTGATGCTCGCCTCGGCCGGCGGGGCCTGGGCGTTCTTCCGCTGGAAGAACTGGCTTTAG
- a CDS encoding flavin reductase family protein — translation MTQEAVFAPDADARAFRDALGRFATGVTVVTILAESGPMGMTANSFASVSLDPPLVLWSPARASSRFDLFAGAEHFAIHVLAAEQAELAGRFTRGGGGFDGLSYRSGHEGVPLLPLPLARFDCRRAAIHDGGDHAIVVGRVLRASMRPGEPLLFSQGRFGRFHTAP, via the coding sequence ATGACGCAGGAGGCCGTCTTTGCCCCCGATGCCGACGCGCGCGCCTTCCGCGACGCGCTTGGCCGGTTTGCGACCGGGGTGACGGTGGTCACCATCCTCGCCGAATCCGGTCCGATGGGCATGACGGCGAACAGCTTCGCCTCGGTCTCGCTGGATCCGCCGCTGGTGCTGTGGTCGCCGGCGCGCGCCTCGAGCCGGTTCGACCTGTTCGCCGGGGCCGAGCATTTCGCCATCCATGTGCTGGCTGCCGAGCAGGCGGAACTGGCCGGCCGCTTCACCCGCGGCGGCGGCGGCTTTGATGGCCTGTCCTACCGCTCCGGCCACGAGGGGGTGCCGCTGCTGCCCCTGCCGCTGGCGCGGTTCGACTGCCGCCGCGCGGCGATCCATGACGGGGGCGACCACGCCATCGTGGTGGGCCGGGTGCTGCGCGCCTCGATGCGCCCCGGCGAGCCGCTGCTGTTCTCGCAGGGCAGATTCGGCCGGTTCCACACCGCTCCGTGA